In Dyadobacter subterraneus, a single genomic region encodes these proteins:
- a CDS encoding HU family DNA-binding protein — translation MTKAETVSKLVEMTGIQKEETEQILEAFFSTVKDSMSEGENIYIRGFGSFIVKKRAAKIARNISLKSSVMVPASFIPFFKPSPDFTNQVKEGQPK, via the coding sequence ATGACAAAAGCAGAAACCGTTTCCAAACTTGTGGAAATGACCGGAATACAAAAAGAGGAAACTGAACAAATCCTGGAAGCCTTTTTCTCAACGGTTAAAGACTCAATGAGTGAAGGCGAAAATATTTATATCCGTGGTTTCGGTAGTTTTATTGTCAAAAAGAGAGCTGCAAAAATCGCCAGAAACATTTCTTTAAAATCCTCAGTGATGGTACCGGCAAGCTTTATACCTTTTTTCAAACCTTCACCGGATTTTACGAACCAGGTAAAAGAAGGACAGCCAAAATAA
- a CDS encoding outer membrane beta-barrel family protein, whose amino-acid sequence MHFINKPFILLNLSCYLLLSFSGFSQQTSTGTVKGKLLDTSQKPIEFATVALYKTIDSTIVKGTITDSSGLFLFEKTAEGNYYVQATFLGYKTFTSKTFSINKAKHEIILENTVLDADDKTLQAVVITAKKPLVEQQIDRTVLNLENSILSEGNTALELLEKAPGITVDDEGNISMKGKPGVSVMLNGKLTYLSQKELTTLLRGTSSGSVSKIELITNPSAKYDAAGNSGIINIVLKKNEKVGINGNVYVNGARSRANRYGGGASLNYRSGKFNVYGSYDHAFRGEIEYLSFTRRFYDGNVGGKPDRISYQNSATNEPLHTNNYKLGADIFLDAKNTFGVLVNGNFGTYANDNNTTNLLVSATGETLSNPLTHNDNLDRWNSNAYNVNYTHKLNQSGRELSVDLDYSQNDNRSNQNMDTRYLSAENSNVEARSVRRGYVPSLTNVYVGKIDYTHPFGEKAKLEMGWKSSNVSVDNNLKYDTLRNEQWIPDPSWSNHFTYKETIHAGYINFSKQFGSVSVQAGLRGENTQTTGHQVTTDSLVKRQYFQLFPSLFVSKTFNTNHTGQFSYSRRIQRPDYDDMNPFRFFRDPFLYYEGNPFLKPELTHSVELSHTFKGIFITVINYSYTSDVMNWMMGQVDSLNTTYQSPQNLKSFINYGISFTASLQPASWWTSNSFANFFRNDYKGDQKGGNLNNGIWSFSVNSQNTFQLGRGFSAELSGFYNSKSVYGVFVSKGFYVISAGAQKQVLDKKGTIKLMVNDIFQTRQRRNTAKYENLDMDGHIRFDSRMATISFSYRFGKDITPVRKRNSGSEDIQNRVKGGN is encoded by the coding sequence ATGCATTTCATCAACAAACCCTTCATCTTACTAAATTTATCCTGTTACCTCTTACTATCTTTTTCAGGTTTCTCTCAGCAAACTTCTACCGGAACAGTTAAAGGAAAATTACTGGATACTAGTCAAAAACCAATTGAATTTGCGACTGTTGCCTTGTATAAAACCATTGATTCGACGATTGTAAAAGGCACCATTACGGATTCGTCAGGTTTATTTTTGTTTGAAAAAACAGCAGAAGGAAATTATTACGTCCAGGCAACTTTTCTGGGTTATAAAACTTTTACCAGTAAAACTTTTTCTATCAATAAGGCAAAACATGAAATTATTCTGGAAAACACAGTCCTTGATGCCGACGACAAAACTTTGCAGGCCGTTGTCATTACTGCAAAAAAACCACTGGTTGAACAGCAAATAGACCGAACCGTTCTCAATTTAGAAAACAGCATACTTTCCGAAGGAAATACGGCACTTGAATTACTGGAAAAAGCACCGGGAATTACCGTTGATGACGAGGGGAATATTTCTATGAAAGGAAAACCTGGTGTGAGCGTGATGCTCAATGGCAAACTTACATATCTTTCCCAGAAAGAACTGACGACATTACTACGGGGAACCTCCTCCGGTTCAGTTTCTAAAATTGAACTGATCACCAATCCTTCCGCAAAATATGACGCTGCCGGAAATTCAGGTATTATTAATATCGTTCTCAAAAAAAATGAGAAGGTTGGAATAAACGGAAACGTTTATGTAAATGGCGCCAGAAGCCGTGCAAACCGATATGGCGGCGGTGCCAGCCTCAATTACAGAAGTGGAAAATTCAATGTTTACGGAAGTTATGATCATGCTTTCCGCGGTGAAATTGAATATCTGAGTTTTACACGCCGGTTTTATGATGGAAATGTAGGCGGAAAACCCGACAGAATTTCTTATCAGAATTCCGCTACCAACGAACCTTTGCATACCAACAATTACAAACTCGGGGCGGATATTTTCCTGGATGCTAAAAATACTTTTGGTGTGCTTGTGAACGGAAATTTCGGGACCTATGCCAATGATAATAATACGACAAACCTGTTGGTTTCCGCAACTGGTGAAACGCTGAGCAATCCGCTGACGCATAATGACAATCTGGATCGCTGGAATAGTAACGCTTATAATGTCAACTATACACACAAACTAAATCAAAGTGGCCGTGAGCTTTCAGTGGATCTGGATTATTCCCAAAATGATAATCGCTCCAACCAAAATATGGACACCAGGTATCTCAGCGCGGAAAATTCAAATGTCGAGGCACGCTCAGTGCGCCGTGGATATGTTCCGTCGCTTACCAATGTGTATGTGGGAAAAATCGATTATACACATCCGTTTGGCGAGAAAGCAAAACTGGAAATGGGATGGAAAAGCAGCAATGTTTCCGTGGACAATAACCTGAAATATGATACGCTGCGCAACGAGCAATGGATTCCGGATCCATCCTGGAGCAATCATTTTACTTATAAGGAAACCATTCATGCGGGATATATCAATTTTAGCAAACAATTTGGCTCTGTAAGCGTTCAGGCAGGTTTGAGAGGAGAAAATACACAAACAACCGGCCATCAGGTTACCACGGATTCGCTGGTGAAAAGACAATATTTCCAGCTTTTCCCAAGCCTGTTTGTTTCGAAAACTTTTAATACAAATCATACCGGACAATTTTCATACAGTCGCCGGATCCAGCGACCGGATTATGACGACATGAATCCTTTCCGTTTCTTCCGTGATCCGTTTTTATACTATGAAGGAAATCCGTTTTTAAAACCGGAACTTACACATTCTGTTGAGTTGAGTCACACCTTCAAAGGAATATTCATAACCGTAATCAATTACAGCTATACTTCCGATGTGATGAACTGGATGATGGGACAAGTCGATTCTTTAAACACAACATACCAAAGTCCGCAAAACCTGAAAAGTTTCATCAATTATGGTATCAGTTTTACCGCATCGCTCCAACCGGCAAGCTGGTGGACCAGCAACAGTTTTGCTAATTTTTTCAGAAATGATTATAAAGGCGATCAGAAAGGCGGGAATCTCAACAACGGAATATGGAGTTTTTCTGTCAACAGTCAGAACACTTTTCAGCTTGGAAGAGGCTTCTCGGCTGAGTTGAGTGGGTTTTACAATTCAAAATCCGTTTACGGAGTTTTTGTTTCCAAAGGTTTTTATGTGATTTCCGCAGGTGCGCAAAAACAGGTTCTGGATAAAAAAGGAACAATAAAATTGATGGTCAATGATATTTTCCAAACACGGCAGCGACGCAATACTGCAAAATATGAAAATCTGGATATGGATGGGCATATCCGTTTCGACAGCCGTATGGCTACAATCTCGTTTTCCTATCGTTTTGGGAAAGACATCACGCCTGTTCGTAAACGAAACTCGGGAAGTGAAGATATCCAAAATCGGGTGAAAGGGGGAAACTAA
- a CDS encoding DUF4374 domain-containing protein: MNKIFSFSGKALLVAVVALSLNSCSSDDDKVDAGSEEGKYSAVLCVGSWPNTAYYIADVPSLTTGTISLQGNGAEMTGKVYAQDIVQKDGFYYHANFGSGRLGKYHVTNGALVTDKEVPFTYLNWTSYTWADDQTLVIFGIGQNAGIDEARYAIIKVADMSVTTGKLNLEALPTGFNTYNVGFAEYRAGKIYLGYGFGSSDFTNYPAMPVYQKFNVATISYPAMTIETSVSDTRSTAPGSSPIYAPSSFVDENNDIYFISDPVSNYDYKSPSAVYRIKSGSSTLDPTYYLDFSSKVTNEMGAAMWYIGNGKAIVRTRAAGESIDADHFYSVIDVKTGTFIKQLALPVDKGERMVQAVIVEDGKAYIAVNAVDKDYIWEYDPATDKLTHGAEFVGGIDYILRLEKTK; encoded by the coding sequence ATGAACAAAATTTTTAGCTTTTCAGGAAAAGCATTGCTGGTTGCGGTTGTTGCCCTTTCTTTAAACAGTTGCAGCAGTGATGACGACAAGGTAGACGCAGGCAGCGAGGAAGGTAAATATTCAGCTGTTTTATGTGTAGGCAGCTGGCCAAATACTGCATATTACATCGCCGACGTTCCTTCGTTAACAACGGGTACGATCAGTTTACAAGGCAATGGAGCAGAAATGACGGGTAAAGTATATGCTCAGGATATCGTTCAAAAAGATGGATTTTATTACCACGCCAACTTTGGAAGCGGCCGCTTAGGAAAATACCATGTTACCAACGGCGCCTTAGTTACAGACAAAGAAGTTCCGTTTACATATCTGAACTGGACTTCCTACACCTGGGCTGACGATCAGACGCTTGTCATTTTTGGTATCGGACAAAATGCTGGAATTGACGAAGCGCGTTATGCGATCATTAAAGTTGCAGATATGTCGGTAACAACAGGAAAACTTAATCTTGAAGCTCTTCCGACCGGCTTTAACACTTATAATGTTGGGTTTGCTGAATATCGCGCTGGCAAAATATACCTTGGGTATGGTTTCGGATCTTCGGATTTCACGAACTATCCTGCAATGCCGGTATATCAAAAATTCAACGTAGCCACAATCAGCTATCCGGCCATGACAATTGAAACTTCTGTTTCGGATACGCGTTCAACCGCTCCGGGAAGCTCTCCTATTTATGCGCCATCTTCTTTTGTAGATGAAAACAACGACATATACTTCATCAGCGATCCGGTAAGTAACTACGATTACAAATCGCCATCTGCTGTGTACAGAATCAAAAGCGGTTCGAGCACACTGGACCCAACTTACTACCTTGATTTCTCATCAAAAGTTACAAATGAGATGGGTGCCGCTATGTGGTATATCGGTAACGGAAAAGCCATTGTGAGAACAAGAGCTGCCGGAGAATCTATTGACGCAGACCATTTCTATTCTGTTATTGATGTAAAAACGGGAACATTTATCAAACAATTGGCTCTTCCTGTCGACAAAGGAGAAAGGATGGTTCAGGCTGTAATTGTTGAAGATGGCAAAGCTTATATAGCGGTCAATGCTGTTGACAAAGATTACATCTGGGAATATGATCCTGCCACTGACAAGCTAACACATGGTGCTGAATTTGTTGGCGGAATTGATTACATACTCCGTCTGGAAAAAACCAAATAA
- a CDS encoding PepSY-associated TM helix domain-containing protein, whose protein sequence is MVLKKINAWLHLWLGLISGIIVFIVALTGCVLVFEQEFESLTQSWLHVEKPINAEYLLPSVIKNKVSARFPGKEISGIWYYGQERTATVSMNSDSVIYVNPYTADVVAIVNEEDFFHFILEGHTKLWIEAKIDKKNVGQLIVSYATLIFFVLLISGLILWWPKKWNKSNRDKSFKIKWSARFKRINYDLHNVLGFYALIVALVITMTGLVMSFAWFSQSVYWLSSGGKSPAPYVNSLSDTTKIAGDNMLKNVDLAFKKGITEIGTYNKDAIIVSFPDEPSEPISLCTDMYNGSWRYVYLDQYTLKELPSTQVHIDNLKLADWLKRTNYAIHVGAIGNIPTKILYFLASLICATLPLTGAYIWWGKSRFAKPKKAKKIKASSLHTEV, encoded by the coding sequence ATGGTTCTAAAAAAGATAAACGCCTGGCTACATTTATGGTTAGGTCTGATTTCCGGAATTATTGTTTTTATCGTCGCACTGACCGGTTGTGTACTGGTTTTTGAGCAGGAATTTGAATCTTTGACCCAATCCTGGCTGCATGTAGAAAAGCCCATAAACGCGGAATATTTGCTTCCTTCCGTTATTAAAAATAAAGTCTCTGCCCGCTTCCCGGGTAAGGAAATTAGTGGAATCTGGTATTATGGTCAGGAAAGAACTGCGACCGTAAGCATGAATTCCGATTCAGTGATATATGTCAATCCTTACACGGCAGATGTTGTTGCGATTGTAAATGAAGAGGATTTTTTCCATTTCATTCTTGAAGGACATACCAAGCTTTGGATAGAAGCAAAAATTGACAAAAAGAATGTCGGCCAGCTTATCGTTTCTTACGCTACGCTAATATTTTTTGTTCTTTTAATATCCGGTCTGATTTTATGGTGGCCAAAAAAATGGAATAAATCGAACCGGGATAAAAGTTTCAAAATTAAATGGAGTGCAAGGTTCAAACGCATTAATTATGACCTTCATAATGTGCTTGGCTTTTACGCATTAATCGTTGCACTTGTTATCACCATGACTGGACTTGTTATGAGTTTTGCCTGGTTTTCACAAAGCGTATATTGGCTAAGTTCAGGTGGAAAATCGCCGGCACCTTATGTCAACTCACTTTCAGACACGACCAAAATAGCAGGTGACAATATGTTGAAAAACGTTGATCTTGCATTCAAAAAAGGAATTACCGAAATAGGAACATATAATAAGGATGCGATAATCGTTTCCTTTCCCGACGAACCTTCCGAACCAATTTCTCTTTGTACTGACATGTACAATGGTTCATGGCGATACGTTTATCTGGATCAATACACACTTAAAGAATTACCTTCAACACAGGTTCATATCGATAATTTGAAGCTGGCCGACTGGCTCAAAAGAACTAATTACGCCATACATGTTGGCGCGATAGGTAATATTCCAACCAAAATCCTGTATTTCCTGGCAAGTCTTATCTGCGCCACACTTCCGCTCACAGGAGCTTATATATGGTGGGGAAAAAGCAGATTTGCCAAACCCAAAAAGGCAAAAAAAATTAAAGCCTCTTCGCTGCATACCGAAGTCTGA
- a CDS encoding transcriptional repressor — MSIEEKILLYFDQNNLRRSNKKILVAKYLTTYQTEVAAETLWIMIREKRLNISIASVYQALNWMVDLGYATKILKGRKSLYQIKETPTLSN; from the coding sequence ATGAGCATTGAGGAAAAGATCTTACTCTATTTTGACCAAAATAATCTGCGGAGGTCTAACAAGAAAATTCTGGTAGCAAAATATCTGACGACCTATCAGACGGAAGTGGCTGCTGAAACGCTTTGGATCATGATCCGGGAGAAAAGACTGAATATTAGTATCGCTTCCGTTTACCAGGCGCTCAACTGGATGGTCGATCTTGGTTATGCAACAAAAATTTTGAAAGGAAGGAAAAGTCTGTACCAAATCAAGGAAACACCTACCCTGTCAAACTAA